A genomic region of Clarias gariepinus isolate MV-2021 ecotype Netherlands chromosome 23, CGAR_prim_01v2, whole genome shotgun sequence contains the following coding sequences:
- the LOC128510923 gene encoding uncharacterized protein LOC128510923, protein MGKTKELSQDIRDKIVDLHKAAMGNKTFARRRSLFQKRLMAAKENTAKKDKRVWELLQQHEDTDNLLSRRRTRIFHILQKSRRNRPSVWTFNRASEWWDVIVPGFTNTQWLENFRMSEETFIHLCNKLRPAMERRDTNFRVCVPLKKRIAIALWKLATGAEYRSVGHLFGVSITTVCRCVQEFCAAAETLLVPELIRYPDQEKFKEMAAYIENRWGLPHCIGSIDGSHIPIIAPEEYHCDYFNRKGWHSIILQGVVDGKGLFWNVFTGLPGSLHDARVLRLSTLWELASRGNHIPANTRNIGGVNAGYYILGDSAYPLQNWLLKPFIDTGHLTAEQQVYNMKICRARVVVENAFGRLKGRWRCIMKRNDCAVNLVKSMVVTCCALHNLCESHGEAYENAWDLPPAAETVVAVPQAVEEEGRDVRAGLMRYLSS, encoded by the exons CAAGACGAAGGAGTTTGTTTCAAAAGAGGCTGATGGCAGCCAAAGAAAACACAGCTAAAAAAGACAAGCGAGTTTGGGAACTTTTACAACAACACGAAGACACCGACAACTTGTTATCTCGGCGACGCACAAGG ATCTtccacattttgcaaaaaagtCGCCGGAACAGACCATCTGTTTGGACATTTAACCGTGCTTCAGAGTGGTGGGATGTGATTGTTCCCGGTTTTACAAACACTCAGTGGCTGGAGAACTTTAGAATGTCTGAAGAAACATTCATCCACTTATGCAACAAACTGCGTCCAGCGATGGAGCGACGGGACACAAACttccgtgtgtgtgtacctttaaagaaaagaatagcCATCGCACTGTGGAAGCTTGCAACAGGTGCTGAGTACAGAAGTGTTGGACATCTTTTTGGTGTAAGCATAACAactgtgtgtcggtgtgttcagGAGTTCTGTGCAGCAGCAGAAACCCTGTTGGTCCCAGAGCTAATTCGTTATCCAGATCaggaaaagtttaaagaaatggcTGCCTACATTGAGAACAGGTGGGGGCTCCCACACTGTATTGGTTCTATTGATGGATCACACATCCCCATCATAGCACCAGAGGAATATCACTGTGACTATTTCAACCGTAAAGGCTGGCACTCCATCATCCTTCAAGGTGTTGTGGATGGAAAGGGACTTTTCTGGAATGTTTTCACAGGACTGCCTGGAAGCCTGCATGATGCTCGGGTTTTGAGACTTTCAACACTGTGGGAGTTGGCAAGCCGTGGAAACCACATACCAGCTAACACCAGAAACATAGGTGGGGTGAATGCTGGCTACTACATTCTAGGAGACTCTGCCTATCCCCTGCAGAACTGGCTCTTAAAACCATTTATTGACACTGGACACCTGACAGCAGAACAGCAGGTCTACAACATGAAAATCTGCAGAGCACGCGTAGTTGTTGAAAATGCCTTTGGTCGATTAAAAGGAAGATGGCGATGCATTATGAAAAGAAATGACTGTGCTGTTAACCTTGTGAAGTCCATGGTGGTGACATGTTGTGCTTTACATAACCTTTGTGAGAGTCATGGTGAGGCCTATGAGAATGCTTGGGATTTACCCCCAGCAGCAGAGACTGTGgtggcagtgccacaggctgtagAGGAGGAGGGCAGGGATGTCCGTGCAGGTCTGATGCGTTACTTGAGTAGCTAA